The Juglans regia cultivar Chandler chromosome 1, Walnut 2.0, whole genome shotgun sequence nucleotide sequence tttGTAGTTACTACCATCAGGCTAGGTACTGTTCTTGCCCTTCAATTTGATGGTGATACAGTACCCTACAGAAGACTGTGATCTACATACAAAAGAAATATGCAACATATATACTTTAGTGCTACACACATGAATCATGCACTGATatccacaaaatatatattttctacagCTCTCAAATTAAGGAAAAACTCCATTGATCTtgtttgcccttttttttttatttaaccaTACGATCGACGAGACCTCATAATTCTAAGATTGACTGAAATTTCAAAATACTTGATTCCAGGTCATGATCATCATTCAtatacgtgtgtgtgtatatatatatatatagatatatttgtcACGTGAAGAGAGATTATGGTATTGTATATTGTATAAAACGAATGAGCATCAAATTATTAGCTTTATTCTAAAATTCTTGGGCCATACATTATCTCGGCACCACAAATACGTCCACCACAATTTGGTGCAGATAAGGTACAATATCTCCTAGCTAGCAGCTGGTGCAAGTAATAATGGAAACTTACTCATGTAAGATTATGAGGGCCCTCTAGCCCCCTATACCTAGACTTTTGGGGAGCATTTTGCGAGCTGAAATTGTGGCACATGAAGTCATGAGTCATAAAAGACATCAATCGATCCCCATCAATCCAACGGCTCATATCAGTGATAGTACTACTCGTGTGTTTGCATACTTAAATTTGTGAGGTACAGGTTCAATGAAAACGATAGATCAGGTCCCATCAATCtccagtttttcatgtttttttttttttgttttttctttttaatatcaaatactccaaattaataattaactttGTAGTTGGCTTGCAGCAGGGATATTAGTGTCCACCTGCAGTACTAAATATATAGTACCAAAGCAGTTCAATTACATCATCTTCAAGCAACTTAAAAAAGACATATATAATTAGGTAACTTATTTGTGCCTAATAATTGCCACTTGGAGGTGATGATCTTAAAGAAAGGATCATAATTATTATGATCTAGTTAGTCTGTGGCGGATTAAAACTAGTACTAGAAGATGATCGATCATACGTAGAACGTCagaacctagctagctagctgtaacTTTCATTAACGTGGTAGTACTAATTGTCCCAAGTACTGTAAGATTTATAAAgggtggatatatatatatatttatcagaaTTAACACATGAACGTACTACGAGTGCTCGATCGGTGTACATTACAGCTTGTAGAATCAGAAAACGTATAACGTGGGGACTGGTTttgttagggttagggtttggtTTTGTAGGGACACCATTGGTGAAGAGAAGAATCTATATGTTACACGTAGAACGATAAAGACGTCTAGAAGTACCCAAGTTGTGTGCTGAAGATAtgatcattaaatattatatacatatatacatacatttaATATTCCCCAAAGGATAGAATAATCAGTAGAAAATAACATCGATTTCTTTTTAGCTTTGATGGTTGCAGCGAACTCGGATGTTGTTGAACtgatccatccatccatccatccaatattggatctttctctttttcttttcttccaaacagtttctttttctttttagtaagacaatgagaagaaagaagaatctATTATATCATAGGCAGGGAAGAAAGCAATGGCAAAATTAATATAAGGTAAAGCAGAAGATAATTATAACATGATGAGAAATGtcatgatttttcatttatgtttaattttattgtgAAAGATTCTGatctcaataataataattaatagttatcGTGTACGTACCTTGCACTGGTTTCTGATTTGGACAAATTAAgcagaaataatttataaatattattaattagtagttttaaatatttacactaccaaataaaatcattacGGAAATAATTAGtatgaagaaacaaaaatgaaacgagctttaatttgtttgctcTTGGCCTCTTGCTATCCATTTATAATTAACGTCCTAACCTTAATGGGAAAATGCCAGAAATTTAATAATTCCATCTAAAttgatttgtcattttattatctaaataatATAGATAGATAGCGTGATctacacataataaaataaattatttattttaattagttgtttTTGGCTGGCCTTTTGCAGGGCTTTGAAAAGTATACATGAGTCATGTTGAGGGTAGTTCTCCTTTTTTTACGTACCATTCAACAACCTTCAAATTCCCTAATTTGGTTGCTTGCCCACCtcattattagaaaaaaatataataatatttatatatagattgtatttgattatatatattttttctttcaaatatatattctaacaacgCCCtaaacctcatttcttttcttccagcTTTGCACAGCGAATCAAAACCGATACTTGCTTTGACCAGTTACCCCCCCCATCATCCCCACCTTCCTCTCCCTGCTCTCACGGCTACCCCACTCTGATCTTTGTGAGTGGAACCTCAGGTACACGCTGCCTCTCTTTTAGAGAAGAAAAGGATAGAGAACTACCCcgctctctttctcttctctatcGCCTTGAAACCCTAATCCAACCCAACACGTACCTCATAAATACTGAAAAACCCAAGTTCCTGGCGGGGGCTTTGATTTATCGCTTCTGCAAACATCAATTTCATGATCCGTGGGTTGGTTATTCTCTTCTTTACACATACCGGCCTTTTGCTCAAAGACAGAGCAAAAGCACGCAAAGCCACTGTCGTCCTCGCTCCCAATCAGAGCCTTTAACACATGGACACTTTCTGAAAGCTAGCTCTTCTTCCAGAAAGACTTCTGTTTCTTCTTTACTATTAATTACCTCATGCTTTATTTTGTAGCTTCGTCTTAAAAGGGTCTAAGTAAGCAAAATCTCTCTCCAGCCCACACCATATCTCTGTCTCCCCTTcgttcttttcactttttcttcctctcttgtcctctctgtctctcttatGGATTCCGGTAATAGTGGCAGTATGCAATCTTCGAGTGGTGGGGATGAAGAGTATGATTCACGCGCCGAATCGATCTCAGCATTCTTGAACACACCAAGCAGCCATCTCGGTCCATTGCCTAACCATCCACAGCCGCCaacacaccaccaccaccaccaccaaacccagtcctcttcctcctcttccatGTTCGACCCTTTAAACTACTTCGACCCGTTGTCATCATCACGCTCGAACCCGAATTCTCTTTTAAATCTCGATATGGTCTGGTCCAAAACGCTAAGATCTGACCCAAATGCCACCGATCTTTGCGGCTTGATAACTCCCTCATCCTCAGCCCAAAGCCAACCTTTCTTGACCAATCAATTAGGCGGACAAAGCAGAGACGGGACTTTTTGCGCCATACAGATCCCTCCGGCACCAGAAAATTCTCCTCGGGCTTCGGTTTCTGCTTCGGGTATTTCAGGTGCAAACGATCAAGCTGGAGGCAATAACACTAACGTGGTACGAAACCCAAAGAAGAGGTCGAGAGCGTCTAGGCGTGCACCCACTACTGTGTTGACCACGGACACCACCAATTTCCGAGCCATGGTTCAGGAATTTACTGGGATCCCCGCACCACCCTTCACATCGTCGCCTTTCCCGAGAAGCCGCCTCGATCTCTTCGGCACAGCTTCCTCTTCTTTGAGATCAGGGTACCTGGACCCAGCACAGCCTCCATACCTTTTGAGACCGTTCGCTCAGAAAGTTCAGACACCCCCATTTCTgtcttcttctccctcttcttcttcttcagctcCATCCCTGTCATTTCCTAGTTCTTCAATGATTGATGTTTTAGGTTCTGATTCAACGAGCAATGCTTCTCACTCTACTTCCATTAACTACCAACTGTCTTCTGATTTAGGCATATTGAAGCAGCCCCATAATCTTCTCAACATGAACATGCAAAACCCGATTCTCAACCTCCAGACTCTCCTCCAAGCCCAACCTAAATACACGCAATCCAGTTCAGCTCTTCTTGGCTCCAAAACCCAGGGTTCTTTGGAAATCCCACCCAATGATTCTCATCTCAAAATGGGCAATGTTTTAGAGGAACTTGGTTTGAGCCATCAGCACGTTGGAACACAACTCAGTGGGCTTTCACACATAGTTTCATCGGACGGGACATTTTCGAGGAACGAGAACAATCCTCCTACCAGCTGGGCGAACGACACAGGACCGGCCCACGGCGGTGATCAAGGGTTCTTGAGGTCACTCAACGGAAGTTATGGTAATTCAGAGAGGATTACCAACGGCAAGACGTCGTTGAATTACTCGGCGGCTTCTTCATCGGATTTTCATGGCGATAAGGGGCCGGAGAATGTGGCTACAAGAAGCGAAGGTATGGTGGAATCATGGATTTGTTCATCAGATTAGGCATAAccaaaatgagaaagaaaatcacaaacCGTACGAATGAGATGATGAGGTACTACTAGTATAAAGATGATCATGCATGGAAGAAAATCTTGGTGTTCTCCGTCTTTTGAGTGATCACCAACAACTTAATTGAAATACTTTGTTTATTTCGTTCTAgattataatatgtaaataatagcCTGatcttatctttttctttttctttttttcttttttttttttttttgtcattttcgtACATTCATATACAAACGGCGCCCATGGTCTTTTCAGTGTTTTAATTGTCTCATTTTCATCAGTAAGATAGATGGTTGCgctatatatttgtttttatatatttcctgGTCTTTCATCTTAATTTGTACATGAATTTCTGAGTTTGACTGCTGTACATACGGAGGAAATTGGATAGATGATAAGAGGGAATTACAACCCCATCAGGCGTCAAACAGTATGCATCTTCCTCCTCGTCATACCTTCTCtaattctcatatatatttcCATCTAAATTATCTGAAACGAAGAAGCAAAAATTTACTGTTTGGTGCAACTCGCCCGATTTCTCTGCAATTTCTCAacgatttatttaattttttcaaatttttaatcaCCTAAAAAATCTTTATGATCTATGGGAGTGATTGGTGGCGAGATTTGGGGAATCGTAAGCCGCCgcattaatattaattgtttCTTAGATTTCAATTGAATACATCTTCATGTCATGTGtgtttcattatatatatatatatatatatatatatatataaactttttgaTGCCCTTTGTGGAGGACTAGTACAGATGATGGCCAAAAGCTTCACACTGGTCCACCAAATTAATGGACACCATTAAACAACTATTAATGCAAATGGTAACAAAACCAATTTTTGGACAATATTAATTTAGCATGCACTTGGCTAATCAACCACCCGattgtacatatataatttcagGCGAAAGAACCCAATATATCTAACTTAATGGTTGTACATTTCGGACAAAACGACCTTTCTGTTGATCTTTTAAGCACAGCCACAAGAGTacttagattttattaatgcacTCAATTGGCATCTCatgttcaatatatatatatatatattcaatatggTTACGGAggagaaattaaaatacattaatcCATGATTAGTAGTGAAACATAATTTTGGAAATTAagcttttaatttataatagttAGTAAGGAATCCTAGACAACAATAAGAAGACAAAAAGCAAATGTgccaaagctagctagctaggtgcatGCAAGTACTTGATCGGTGCATGCAGCAAGCTGATGAAaacctttgttttttcttttttccccctcCACTTTTAGCTGGAATTATCCTGCTCGATTTATTGGGAGCGCGTTAAAGTAATGACAGTACTACTCAATCTATGCCCCCCACCTCACAACCCATTgagaaaaataagaacaaaaagttTGCTGCATGTGAAAATCATGTACTCCACCAAATAAATCTCGACCAAGATCATCAAACACAAGCTGAGGATTATAGTAATATCCTGAAATCTCAAAACCaagctcttatatatatattaaaaaaaacaaaattattaatttagaacaaacaagaatgaaaatacaataaGCTTAATCCAATGATCTCTCCATGCTATATAGCTAgcattcaaaatttgaaatgcaagtagtactataatatatatacctttCCTTATTAatgtagtaaaattatttaattttatactaaatCCCGGAATAAGAAtatatcatgttaatttatgtTAGTCATgacattatataaataattgccGGAgcagtaataaaaaaattataacgaggAAGAAGGAGTTTTGATCACCAGTGCAGGcctctattatatattatattatcagCTAGCGTTTGGTGtggatcatgatgatgatcatcatcatgtgtaCTAAGCAATTAGCAAAATGACAAAGTAGGCATCGGATTTGCTTAATGTTATCATTTACGAGAAATATTTGACGAGTGACAGTTTATTCCAAGGATTTCTGCAGCTTTTTTTGTACGTGCTccattttgcatatatatatatatatatatatatatatatatatatatggagagctagctaattaaatataaattagcaCTTAAAAGCTGCGAACGTTCAAACTCCAAATACTTCTTGGGGCCATGCAATTAAGAATAATATCGAGGTTCCAGATTCAGCTTTTTTTATTCAAGTGTAGAAAACGCCCCTAGCTAATTCATGATCATCGATCTCCTGCATGCATGTAAAACgcatttaatttctttgtttcatgCCAAAAGGGTactcttattaatatataatttggtcCTTGATCAATCGTTTAGATTAACATATATACATGGAATCTAGTTTTCATAACTTCTATTAGCATAATTAAATAAGcaataatatatttagattTACCTAaattaggatatatatatatatatatagtacaaataTCAATCGATGATATATCTTGTACGTAACAGCTGATCAT carries:
- the LOC109013235 gene encoding rho GTPase-activating protein gacF-like; its protein translation is MDSGNSGSMQSSSGGDEEYDSRAESISAFLNTPSSHLGPLPNHPQPPTHHHHHHQTQSSSSSSMFDPLNYFDPLSSSRSNPNSLLNLDMVWSKTLRSDPNATDLCGLITPSSSAQSQPFLTNQLGGQSRDGTFCAIQIPPAPENSPRASVSASGISGANDQAGGNNTNVVRNPKKRSRASRRAPTTVLTTDTTNFRAMVQEFTGIPAPPFTSSPFPRSRLDLFGTASSSLRSGYLDPAQPPYLLRPFAQKVQTPPFLSSSPSSSSSAPSLSFPSSSMIDVLGSDSTSNASHSTSINYQLSSDLGILKQPHNLLNMNMQNPILNLQTLLQAQPKYTQSSSALLGSKTQGSLEIPPNDSHLKMGNVLEELGLSHQHVGTQLSGLSHIVSSDGTFSRNENNPPTSWANDTGPAHGGDQGFLRSLNGSYGNSERITNGKTSLNYSAASSSDFHGDKGPENVATRSEGMVESWICSSD